The following nucleotide sequence is from Dehalogenimonas formicexedens.
ACGATTAAGCACTTGAAATCCCGCATCAAGCTGAAATGTCCTAAATGTGGCTCTGCTCTCGGCCTGGCAACCGTTTTCTGCCCGAAATGCGGGGACAAGGTAGAGGCAGCGGTCAAAGAGCTGAGAGAGCATCGCAGGCAACGGGTGCTGCCGCTGGACTGCGACCTCGTCACCCTGCTCCGGGAATATATCTCCAACGGGAGCCTGGTATGTCGAAACGGGAAGCACCTCCTTTTCGGAATCAACAGGCACAGAGCCTGGCAAGTTATCAAAACCCTCGCCGAGAAAGCTCAGTTGCCGAGGATCATCAACAACGAATCAGGCAAGGTTCATCACGTTTCACCGCACAAGCTTAGGGACGCCTTCGCCGTCCACGCAGTCAAACACAACGACACCGGCGACGGTCTGAGAATGCTTCAGGAACATCTTGGTCACCAGAGCTTCAACACTACGGCACGGTATCGTAAAGTCGCCGGTGAGGAGCATCGGCGTTGGTACGACGACCTCTGGAAGGATGGTGACCCTGCTAAAGCCTAAGTGGGGCACTTCCTTTTGAGCATCTCGCTGGGGGATGCTGCACATTCGCAGATATTGTTGCGAGGCTATTAAACAAACTCTTGCTTGCCTAGCAATTGTTCGAGCCAATTTTTATGAAACATCGGAATAAAAACCTGCGCGTACCACGTTGAACACAAAACCACGTAACATCTTTATTACGAGTAAATAGCATGTTTAAATCACAATATCCATCAGTCCCACGGTGTTGTGCTCAGACAGGAAAGAGTCATCCGGACCAAATGCCCACATAACCTCGTTGTTGCCCTTAACCAAAATGCGGTGTGTTAAGTCTCCAGGATTTGATTTACGTTTGAATTTCAATTGTAGTAATACCATCATTTTCACTTCCTGACACCAAGACACCGGTAGGATTAGTATCCAATGAATGAGTTCCCGTGAAGTCGATATGCATAAATTCATTGAAGACGACTTGCCCATTTTGAACAAACCCAATAAACGTGTCAGAATCCCCAGCATGTGCATCGGAAGAAAGTGACAACGCGGCCCAGCCAGTTGTCCGAGCTTTGAGTCCAATATATACGTAGGTGGTATCAGAGCTCCAACTAAGGTTAAATATATCATTGTAAATCTGGGTCTTTTGGTATTTACCTGGTGGAAAATCGAGCGATCCAGAAGATGCACTTGTCGTAAGGATGGGTTGGCTGTTGGTATCTCGGGTGTTGTGCTTGAGCTATTACAGCCGGCCAAAATTGAAACCGAAATGAGCGATGCTAATGCGGCGAGAGTTGTTGGCACCAGGGTTTTGAACACGAGTGCGACTTTATTGCCATTATTCTTTAAACCTCAATGAGTGTTAGATTCGAGTTTTCACACACTCTAACCGTAGGCTACCCTATTAGTTGGTATACTTGGAAGTGCTTAGATTCCAATTCCATCAGGCTCATATCCCAATCAAAGATGAGCAAACTATTTTGCATTCCTGAATGACTCAGAAGTCGTCGCCCATCTTTGGAAACGACACTTTCTCCACCGATCCAATCAACGTTCTTTTCAGTGCCGGTGCGATTGCATACCCAGAGCGGGATACTGGCCTCTAATGTTCGCCTCTCCCAGCGGTCACCCGGACCATATTTCGCACCCCATGCGGCGGGACATATTAACAACTGGGCGCCTTTGTCCTTATGTTGCATCGCTAACTGACCTTCATAAATATCCGCGCAAATTAGAATACCAACATTCACTCCGTCTATTAAGACCGGTTGAATCGTCTCTCCTGGAGTTGACCAGCCTTCTTCTAAACCTGGATGAACCATAATTTTCCGGTGCTTTCCGGCAATCTTTCCCATTGAATCGATGACATAAGCCGTGTTATGTAAGTTCCCAGTTGCAGCGTCGCGCTCCGGTTGGCAAATGATAAGGTTCAACTTCCTTGATGATGCTAGGGTTTGCAGCCTTCCTAACCATTCATCCGATGCGGAAGGTATCCAGTCGGTGCCGACAACATCGGAGAAAAAGTAACCGCAAACGGCTAATTCAGGGGTAATGATCCAGGTGGCTCCCAAATCGGCCGATCTCAGTATTCCCATTTCAATTAGCTTTCGGTTATGGGTTATTTCGCCCGGTTTAGGACTTATATGCAACAAACTCACACGTGTCAACATTTCTCACACTCGCACCCGGTAACCAGATCGGCAACCCCAATTACCTTTTCGTTGGCGTAGTTTCCAGTCAGGATGATTTCGGTCTTGCCATGATCAACTTTCAACAATTCCAAGATTCGTTCCCCTGAAATTCTTTGCTCGCCCCTGCTTAAGACTTGGTCGAAAACCACCACATCGAAATTCTCGCCCCCAGCATTCAAGAATGTACTATCGGAGTCGAGAAGAGAGAATTTGTCGCTTGAATCTACCAAGTCAACAACGACACCAGGCAACCGATTCAGTGTTCCCGACCTGGTAATGTCTTCGGCAGAAGCGCTACCAAAAAAGACGATATGCACTTTAAGACCGTAACCTGCTGCCCTGATCGCGGTTCCGATGGCCGCCGAAGTCTCAACATGACCTTCACCGAGAAACACCTGGATCATGCCTTTCCGTTCGGTCATCGCCACATCTCAATCAAGGAGTTTATTCCCATATGCTACCCTCGTTATAGACAACCATGACCGACAGCCAGTTGAACTTCATTCCAGCCACCGTGCCAAGTGAAGTCTGAGTAACGTGCTCATCTTCCAACGTCAGGTTTTCGAATACCGTCACTCTAGAAGTCGGCTTGACTTCTTGGGCCAACAAAAAGCGAGCCGTTAGCGACGGCATCTGACGGACGCCAGACAGGATGATCAGGTTCAAGCCATTGGACAGCGCCTGCACCATCCGTTTCCGTTTCAATCTAAGGTCTCTGCCGCCATCCCTGGGCAACGGATGATAGGTGATAATGGCTGAATCAGCCAGGGATATTTTGGCCTTGGCCGCTGCCAACTGGACAGAACTGATCCCGGGAACGACTTGAACGTCGAAACCGTCAAAAGTCGAAAGCAACTCGTTAAGACCAGCCGGCGCCACCAATGGATCTCCGGTTTTAAGTACTACCACCGTCGAACCGTTTTTAGTCGCCTGAATTGCTGCCTGGTCGGGAATCTCCAAGTAATTATGGCATTCCTGGAGGAATATCCTTTGATTTCGTACCAGGCTCGCTACCGGCCTAAAATCCTGTTCCCAGCCGACGAGGATATCGGCAGAGATCACCAGTTCCCGCACTCTTCTTGAGACCCAATCGGGTGAGCCCGGTCCGACACCAACGATATATACTTTGCTTTTATCCACTAGGGATTCCTTTAAAAGTCGCCGTCTTGTTGAATATTTCAGGATAGAATAATTCAGCCAGCTTTTCGATTCCCTCCACCATCCGGGGGCCGGGGCGACTGATCAGGTCGCTGCTCACACCATAAATACGGCCTGTCTGCCTCGCCTTGGTCCCGGCAATAGCAGGCTCTTTACGAGCAATCTCTAAAGGTTCTTGGGGATTTGCTAAGTATCCCGTCTCTGCAATG
It contains:
- a CDS encoding tyrosine-type recombinase/integrase, with amino-acid sequence MTTKSYLEPQDIGCLISAADNLRDRLLATMLFHLGCRISEALGITVDDIDLDGRAVTIKHLKSRIKLKCPKCGSALGLATVFCPKCGDKVEAAVKELREHRRQRVLPLDCDLVTLLREYISNGSLVCRNGKHLLFGINRHRAWQVIKTLAEKAQLPRIINNESGKVHHVSPHKLRDAFAVHAVKHNDTGDGLRMLQEHLGHQSFNTTARYRKVAGEEHRRWYDDLWKDGDPAKA
- a CDS encoding DOMON domain-containing protein, which translates into the protein MLTTSASSGSLDFPPGKYQKTQIYNDIFNLSWSSDTTYVYIGLKARTTGWAALSLSSDAHAGDSDTFIGFVQNGQVVFNEFMHIDFTGTHSLDTNPTGVLVSGSENDGITTIEIQT
- a CDS encoding carbon-nitrogen hydrolase family protein; translation: MLTRVSLLHISPKPGEITHNRKLIEMGILRSADLGATWIITPELAVCGYFFSDVVGTDWIPSASDEWLGRLQTLASSRKLNLIICQPERDAATGNLHNTAYVIDSMGKIAGKHRKIMVHPGLEEGWSTPGETIQPVLIDGVNVGILICADIYEGQLAMQHKDKGAQLLICPAAWGAKYGPGDRWERRTLEASIPLWVCNRTGTEKNVDWIGGESVVSKDGRRLLSHSGMQNSLLIFDWDMSLMELESKHFQVYQLIG
- a CDS encoding cob(I)yrinic acid a,c-diamide adenosyltransferase, whose protein sequence is MTERKGMIQVFLGEGHVETSAAIGTAIRAAGYGLKVHIVFFGSASAEDITRSGTLNRLPGVVVDLVDSSDKFSLLDSDSTFLNAGGENFDVVVFDQVLSRGEQRISGERILELLKVDHGKTEIILTGNYANEKVIGVADLVTGCECEKC
- the cbiE gene encoding precorrin-6y C5,15-methyltransferase (decarboxylating) subunit CbiE, which produces MDKSKVYIVGVGPGSPDWVSRRVRELVISADILVGWEQDFRPVASLVRNQRIFLQECHNYLEIPDQAAIQATKNGSTVVVLKTGDPLVAPAGLNELLSTFDGFDVQVVPGISSVQLAAAKAKISLADSAIITYHPLPRDGGRDLRLKRKRMVQALSNGLNLIILSGVRQMPSLTARFLLAQEVKPTSRVTVFENLTLEDEHVTQTSLGTVAGMKFNWLSVMVVYNEGSIWE